The Miscanthus floridulus cultivar M001 chromosome 7, ASM1932011v1, whole genome shotgun sequence genome includes a region encoding these proteins:
- the LOC136465257 gene encoding uncharacterized protein — protein MAAGLQRPAPSPSEPRHHAPRRLALHIFPTYLLRRRQAPRPCPCPCVALPAALSPGAACPAGPARLRPQTLAPVAPSSDSTCMPLPRPPWPPSLHHPPRSCRRPCSARPEHASKPAPDIARGRCGARARRPRVGKEAPEKRKKTPSGEGNVVIGWQAGRGRMPMRGKASKPSYGRMTENTFDPLPLPSGVPVPMCFYSDPCKTPPPLCDFEQWIDTEIKPEDKEWIQKLLQWEAEDKEMMEKIHREEAVKKEHKEEEERRRVATYREEREKKLERARRATAAMEENSDVLRKEKWPHCT, from the exons ATGGCCGCAGGCCTCCAGCGCCCAGCGCCGTCGCCGAGCGAGCCACGGCACCACGCCCCACGGCGCCTCGCGCTCCACATCTTCCCCACCTACCTGCTCCGGCGTCGACAGGCCCctcgcccctgcccctgcccctgcgtAGCTCTGCCGGCCGCGCTCAGCCCCGGCGCAGCTTGTCCGGCCGGCCCCGCGCGGCTCCGACCGCAAACCCTTGCCCCGGTCGCGCCCAGTAGCGACTCCACCTGCATGCCCCTCccccggccgccatggccgccgtcccTGCACCATCCGCCGCGTTCGTGCCGCCGCCCCTGCTCCGCCCGCCCCGAGCACGCGAGCAAGCCCGCGCCAGATATCGCTAGGGGAAGATGTGGAGCGCGAGCTCGCCGGCCACGGGTGGGGAAAGAAGCgccggagaagaggaagaagacgccGTCGGGAGAAGGAAACGTCGTCATCGGCTGGCAAGCCGGCCGCGGGAG GATGCCAatgcgtggaaaagctagcaaaccaag ttatggccggatgaccgaaaATACCTTTGACCCATTGCCtttgcctagtggtgttccagtgcccatgtgcttttacagcgatccttgcaag acccctccaccgctctgtgattttgagcagtggatcgacactgagatcaagcctgaagataAGGAATGGATACAGAAACTGTTGCAGTGGGAGGCAGAGGATaaagagatgatggagaagatacACAGAGAGGAGGCTgtaaaaaaggagcacaaggaagaggaggaaaggaggcgtgttgctacgtacagggaggagagggagaagaagcttgagcgtgcacgccgagcgacagcagcgatggaggagaattccGATGTCCTAAGGAAGGAAAAGTGGCCTCATTGCACTTag
- the LOC136462901 gene encoding protein IRX15-LIKE-like, whose product MMKAMAGPKLLVVHTPSNKALNGMVPTSPASPMPFLGWSRCLWLVVFLALFTCVSLLTVFSTARASAGEAYQAAPFTVSGGAGAAEAGLPRYVFDALVHYAAAAGNSSSSMPEPDVRAIASVLRRRAPCNLLVFGLGAETPLWRALNHGGRTVFLDENPYYVAHLEGKHPGLEAYDVAYATAVRELPGILDAARAARAAECRPVQNLLFSECRLAINDLPNQLYDVAWDVILVDGPRGFTEGSPGRMSAIYSAAVMARTKGTETEVMVHDYEREVERACGREFLCDENRVTATSTPSLGHFLLRGGAAVNREAFCGPPAAQKSKSN is encoded by the exons ATGATGAAGGCAATGGCCGGGCCGAAGCTGCTCGTCGTCCACACGCCGTCGAACAAGGCCCTGAACGGGATGGTGCCCACGTCGCCGGCGTCGCCCATGCCGTTCCTCGGCTGGTCCCGGTGCCTGTGGCTTGTGGTCTTCCTGGCCTTGTTCACCTGCGTGTCCCTCCTGACCGTGTTCTCCACGGCGCGCGCCTCGGCGGGGGAGGCGTACCAGGCGGCGCCCTTCACGGtcagcggcggcgccggcgccgcggagGCTGGCCTGCCGCGGTACGTGTTCGACGCACTGGTGCAttacgcggcggcggcggggaactCGTCGTCGAGCATGCCGGAGCCGGACGTGCGCGCGATCGCGTCGGTGCTCCGGCGGCGCGCGCCGTGCAACCTGCTGGTGTTCGGGCTGGGCGCGGAGACGCCGCTGTGGCGCGCGCTGAACCACGGCGGGCGCACGGTGTTCCTGGACGAGAACCCCTACTACGTGGCGCACCTGGAGGGGAAGCACCCGGGGCTGGAGGCCTACGACGTGGCCTACGCCACAGCGGTGCGCGAGCTCCCCGGCATCCTTGACGCCGCCCGCGCCGCGCGCGCCGCCGAGTGCCGCCCCGTCCAGAACCTGCTCTTCTCCGAGTGCCGACTCGCCATCAACGACCTCCCCAACCAGCTCTACGACGTCGCCTGGGACGTCATCCTCGTCGACGGCCCTCGAGG GTTCACGGAGGGGTCGCCGGGGAGGATGTCGGCGATCTACTCGGCGGCGGTGATGGCGCGGACCAAGGGCACGGAGACGGAGGTGATGGTGCACGACTACGAGCGGGAGGTGGAGCGCGCGTGCGGCCGGGAGTTCCTGTGCGACGAGAACCGGGTCACGGCGACCAGCACGCCGTCGCTCGGGCACTTCCTCCTGCGCGGCGGCGCCGCCGTCAACCGGGAAGCCTTCTGCGGGCCGCCCGCCGCTCAGAAATCGAAATCGAACTAA
- the LOC136465258 gene encoding leucine-rich repeat receptor-like kinase protein THICK TASSEL DWARF1, producing the protein MAKRQRPSAWKMTWFQSLDLEMDDVLGCLREENIIGRGGAGTVYRCVTRVGAEVAVKRLPGLGRRDHGFRAEVTTLGGIRHRNVVRLLGFASSAEANRLLYEYMPMGSLGAVLHGDSGGLLLGWARTLCNLHHECSPRILHRDVKCNNILLGSAMEAHVADFGLAKVLGRGASCSDGTRAVAAEESVSVVAGTYGYIAPEYAYTLRVDEKTDVYSFGVVLLELVTGRRPLGDFGDEIDLVHWARSVVPRPTDTAAILAVADPRLPLEPTGLIAGLFRVGISCVRESSHARPTMREVVHVLSSFVVPPADLACSTSALPL; encoded by the exons ATGGCGAAGCGGCAGCGGCCTTCGGCGTGGAAGATGACATGGTTCCAGAGCCTGGACTTAGAAATGGACGACGTCCTCGGGTGCCTCAGGGAGGAGAACATCATCGGCAGAGGAGGTGCCGGCACTGTGTACCGCTGCGTGACGCGGGTCGGCGCGGAGGTGGCGGTCAAGCGCCTCCCGGGCCTCGGCCGCCGCGACCACGGCTTCCGCGCCGAGGTGACCACGCTCGGCGGCATCCGGCACCGCAACGTCGTGCGGCTGCTCGGCTTCGCGTCCAGCGCGGAGGCCAACCGGCTCCTGTACGAGTACATGCCGATGGGGTCTCTGGGCGCGGTCCTGCACGGCGACAGCGGCGGGCTCCTCCTGGGCTGGGCGCGCACGCTGTGCAACCTGCACCACGAGTGCTCGCCGAGGATCCTGCACCGCGACGTCAAGTGCAACAACATCCTGCTGGGCTCGGCGATGGAGGCGCACGTCGCTGACTTCGGCCTCGCCAAGGTCCTCGGCCGCGGCGCGTCCTGCTCCGACGGAACGAgagcggtggcggcggaggagTCCGTGTCGGTCGTCGCCGGCACGTACGGATACATCGCTCCTG AGTACGCGTACACGCTGCGGGTGGACGAGAAGAcggacgtgtacagcttcggcgtgGTGCTGCTGGAGCTCGTCACGGGGCGCCGCCCGCTCGGCGACTTCGGCGACGAGATCGACCTCGTCCACTGGGCGCGGAGCGTCGTGCCGAGACCCACGGACACGGCAGCAATCCTGGCCGTGGCTGACCCCCGGCTGCCGCTAGAGCCCACCGGCCTGATCGCTGGACTCTTCAGGGTGGGCATATCCTGCGTCCGCGAGAGCAGCCACGCACGGCCCACCATGCGTGAGGTCGTGCACGTCCTCTCCAGCTTCGTTGTACCACCGGCGGACCTGGCCTGCTCGACTTCTGCTCTTCCCCTGTAA
- the LOC136462903 gene encoding single-stranded DNA-binding protein WHY2, mitochondrial-like, which yields MLRLSRFLPSASRRGFDLKESLWSGSLTFQQAVSTSAANLDENLSGKKYASYTVFKGKAALSIHPILPSFSKLESGGSRVSRNGSVMLTFFPAVGQRKYDYTKKQLFALSPTEVGSLISLGPAESCEFFHDPSMKSSNEGMVKKSLSITPLGSDSGYFVNITVVNSVEKTNDRLSVPVTKAEFSVMRTALSFALPHIMGWDQALTNHHPAPPAIGKPRVERPHLGSEWER from the exons ATGCTGCGGCTCTCCCGCTTCCTCCCCTCCGCCTCCAG GAGGGGTTTTGATCTAAAAGAATCTCTTTGGAGTGGTTCATTGACATTCCAACAAGCTGTTTCAACTTCAGCAGCAAATCTTGATG AGAACTTGTCTGGCAAAAAGTATGCAAGCTATACCGTGTTCAAGGGAAAGGCTGCACTTTCTATACATCCTATACTGCCAAGTTTCAGCAAATTAGAA TCCGGAGGATCTCGAGTGAGCAGAAATGGATCAGTAATGTTGACCTTTTTTCCTGCTGTTGGACAAAGGAAGTATGACTATACAAAGAAACAG CTCTTTGCCCTGTCACCTACTGAAGTTGGAAGCTTGATAAGTCTTGGGCCTGCTGAATCCTGTGAATTTTTCCATGACCCATCCATGAAATCAAG TAATGAAGGAATGGTGAAAAAATCGCTGTCGATCACTCCACTTGGCAGTGACAGTGGATACTTTGTTAATATAA cTGTTGTGAACAGTGTAGAGAAGACTAATGATCGCCTTTCAGTCCCTGTCACAAAAGCTGAGTTTTCTGTGATGCGCACAGCTCTGAGT TTTGCATTGCCGCACATCATGGGTTGGGATCAGGCTTTAACCAATCACCATCCAGCTCCTCCAGCTATCGGCAAGCCCAGGGTAGAGCGTCCACACCTGGGTTCTGAATGGGAAAGGTGA
- the LOC136462904 gene encoding probable arabinose 5-phosphate isomerase has protein sequence MGSLPVPAPAECAPPQGRATVSASDLAPLFSAQRRHLDHFFDRLDMSQAAAFAQALLDAPGAVFFTGVGKSGIVARKIAQTLASLGFARAGFLAPVDALHGDIGALFPGDVLVLLSKSGASDELLALAPCARAKGAYLISLTSAASGADCPLAGACDLNVHLPLQGEVCPFGLAPVTSTAIQMVFGDTVIAAIMEARRLSRDQYASNHPAGKIGKTLIFKVKDVMKKQNELPLCKEGDMIMEQLTELTSKGCGCLLVVDEEHHLIGTFTDGDLRRTLKASGPAIFSLTVGEMCNRNPRTITAEAMAVEAMEKMESPPSPVQFLPVVNENNIVCGIITLHGLVSAGL, from the exons ATGGGCTCCCTCCCGGTGCCGGCCCCGGCGGAATGCGCCCCCCCGCAGGGGCGCGCCACGGTGTCGGCGTCGGACCTGGCGCCGCTCTTCTCCGCGCAGCGCCGGCACCTGGACCACTTCTTCGACCGCCTCGACATGTCGCAGGCGGCGGCGTTCGCGCAGGCGCTGCTGGACGCGCCGGGCGCCGTCTTCTTCACGGGCGTCGGCAAGTCGGGCATCGTGGCGCGCAAGATCGCGCAGACGCTGGCGTCGCTGGGCTTCGCGCGGGCAGGGTTCCTCGCCCCCGTCGACGCGCTGCACGGCGACATCGGCGCGCTCTTCCCCGGGGACGTCCTCGTGCTCCTCTCCAAGTCCGGCGCCTCCGACGAGCTGCTCGCGCTCGCGCCCTGCGCGCGCGCCAAGGGCGCCTACCTCATCTCGCTCACCTCCGCGGCCTCGGGGGCGGACTGCCCGCTCGCCGGGGCCTGCGACCTCAACGTCCACCTGCCGCTGCAGGGGGAGGTCTGCCCCTTCGGTCTCGCGCCCGTCACCTCCACCGCCATCCAGATGGTGTTTGGGGACACCGTCATCGCCGCCATCATGGAGGCAAGGCGACTCTCCAGGGACCAGTacgcctccaaccatcccgctGGCAAGATCGGCAAGACCCTCATCTTCAAG GTTAAGGATGTTATGAAGAAACAGAATGAACTTCCTCTGTGCAAGGAGGGAGATATGATAATGGAGCAACTCACCGAGCTCACCAGTAAAGGTTGTGGTTGTCTGCTTGTGGTTGATGAAGAGCATCATTTGATTGGGACCTTCACTGATGGTGATCTCCGGCGGACACTGAAGGCAAGCGGACCAGCTATCTTTAGTCTCACAGTTGGAGAGATGTGCAACAG GAATCCAAGAACAATCACTGCGGAGGCAATGGCAGTTGAAGCCATGGAGAagatggagtcaccaccttcacCTGTACAGTTCTTGCCTGTTGTCAACGAGAACAACATCGTGTGTGGGATCATCACATTGCATGGATTGGTCTCTGCCGGATTGTAG